The Musa acuminata AAA Group cultivar baxijiao chromosome BXJ2-2, Cavendish_Baxijiao_AAA, whole genome shotgun sequence genome has a segment encoding these proteins:
- the LOC103975361 gene encoding U1 small nuclear ribonucleoprotein A isoform X1, whose amino-acid sequence MKPSYASHAPPNNSSAAVAMHPPPPAAAGAVVEAPGFPQPYYLHPHSHHHHQQPHPAHPPAPPVVYSKPEQQRIKTLFVSGLPDDVKPREIHNLFRRRPGFDSCQLEYTGRGDQVVAFATFFNHQSAIAAMSSLDGVVFDPEIGATLHIELARSNSRKRSRGVGAYTVIDKRVKVTNDDQELFSDDGDGGSDEPSGTDNDNPSNKDALAAVKSEGTIVIPDGADGTFNDHSDIPPCSTLFIANLGPTCTEEELKQVLSKYSGFHMLKMRGRGGMPVAFADFKDTESSTAAMNGLQGILLESSDRGGVHVEYARSKMRKS is encoded by the exons ATGAAACCCTCCTACGCCTCCCACGCGCCGCCCAACAACTCTTCGGCTGCGGTCGCGATGCACCCGCCGCCACCGGCCGCCGCAGGAGCGGTCGTCGAGGCCCCCGGCTTCCCCCAGCCCTACTACCTTCACCCTcactcccaccaccaccaccagcagccACACCCGGCGCATCCGCCTGCTCCGCCGGTGGTCTACTCCAAGCCAGAGCAGCAACGGATCAAGACTCTCTTCGTCTCCGGCCTCCCGGACGACGTCAAACCCCGCGAGATTCACAACCTCTTCCGCCGCCGCCCTGGGTTCGACTCTTGCCAGCTCGAGTACACCGGTCGCGGAGATCAG GTTGTTGCCTTCGCCACTTTTTTCAATCATCAATCAGCAATAGCGGCAATGAGCTCCTTAGAT GGGGTTGTTTTTGATCCTGAAATTGGAGCTACCCTGCATATCGAGTTGGCCAGATCAAATTCTCGAAAGCGCTCACGGG GAGTTGGTGCCTACACGGTAATTGACAAACGGGTTAAAGTTACAAATGATGATCAGGAGTTATTTAGTGATGATG GAGATGGTGGATCTGATGAACCATCAGGCACAGATAATGATAATCCCAGCAACAAGGATGCTTTAGCTGCAGTAAAGAG TGAGGGGACCATTGTTATACCTGATGGTGCTGATGGTACATTCAAT GATCACTCAGATATTCCACCCTGTTCTACGTTGTTCATTGCAAATCTGGGTCCTACTTGCACTGAAGAAGAACTAAAGCAAGTCTTGTCTAA ATACTCTGGCTTCCATATGCTTAAGATGCGGGGAAGAGGTGGAATGCCTGTTGCTTTTGCTGATTTTAAG GACACTGAATCATCAACCGCTGCGATGAATGGTCTTCAGGGCATTTTGCTGGAATCATCGGACCGTGGTGGTGTGCATGTAGA ATATGCGAGGTCGAAAATGAGAAAAAGTTAG
- the LOC103975361 gene encoding U1 small nuclear ribonucleoprotein A isoform X2 → MKPSYASHAPPNNSSAAVAMHPPPPAAAGAVVEAPGFPQPYYLHPHSHHHHQQPHPAHPPAPPVVYSKPEQQRIKTLFVSGLPDDVKPREIHNLFRRRPGFDSCQLEYTGRGDQVVAFATFFNHQSAIAAMSSLDGVVFDPEIGATLHIELARSNSRKRSRGVGAYTVIDKRVKVTNDDQELFSDDDGGSDEPSGTDNDNPSNKDALAAVKSEGTIVIPDGADGTFNDHSDIPPCSTLFIANLGPTCTEEELKQVLSKYSGFHMLKMRGRGGMPVAFADFKDTESSTAAMNGLQGILLESSDRGGVHVEYARSKMRKS, encoded by the exons ATGAAACCCTCCTACGCCTCCCACGCGCCGCCCAACAACTCTTCGGCTGCGGTCGCGATGCACCCGCCGCCACCGGCCGCCGCAGGAGCGGTCGTCGAGGCCCCCGGCTTCCCCCAGCCCTACTACCTTCACCCTcactcccaccaccaccaccagcagccACACCCGGCGCATCCGCCTGCTCCGCCGGTGGTCTACTCCAAGCCAGAGCAGCAACGGATCAAGACTCTCTTCGTCTCCGGCCTCCCGGACGACGTCAAACCCCGCGAGATTCACAACCTCTTCCGCCGCCGCCCTGGGTTCGACTCTTGCCAGCTCGAGTACACCGGTCGCGGAGATCAG GTTGTTGCCTTCGCCACTTTTTTCAATCATCAATCAGCAATAGCGGCAATGAGCTCCTTAGAT GGGGTTGTTTTTGATCCTGAAATTGGAGCTACCCTGCATATCGAGTTGGCCAGATCAAATTCTCGAAAGCGCTCACGGG GAGTTGGTGCCTACACGGTAATTGACAAACGGGTTAAAGTTACAAATGATGATCAGGAGTTATTTAGTGATGATG ATGGTGGATCTGATGAACCATCAGGCACAGATAATGATAATCCCAGCAACAAGGATGCTTTAGCTGCAGTAAAGAG TGAGGGGACCATTGTTATACCTGATGGTGCTGATGGTACATTCAAT GATCACTCAGATATTCCACCCTGTTCTACGTTGTTCATTGCAAATCTGGGTCCTACTTGCACTGAAGAAGAACTAAAGCAAGTCTTGTCTAA ATACTCTGGCTTCCATATGCTTAAGATGCGGGGAAGAGGTGGAATGCCTGTTGCTTTTGCTGATTTTAAG GACACTGAATCATCAACCGCTGCGATGAATGGTCTTCAGGGCATTTTGCTGGAATCATCGGACCGTGGTGGTGTGCATGTAGA ATATGCGAGGTCGAAAATGAGAAAAAGTTAG
- the LOC135605990 gene encoding RGG repeats nuclear RNA binding protein A-like produces the protein MASLNPFDLLADDDNDDPSHLIAIQQQKVVAKKPPASAAAPAFPSKPVPPTQAVREARSNAAPPSRGGAGWGGTGRGKGGRGGRDLGYGEVNGFSRGYGGVVSEEGDADKPSERRRGGYGSQRQLFRGGRRGGYGNVNGEGGIDSERPPRRIYERHSGSGRGYEMKREGAGRGNWGTTYDDLIAKVSEKDSKMDEKLAIPYKQAEEDDRLPMEVNKEASANENEEKEMTLEEYEKIKEEKRKALLAMKPEGRKVEIDKDFESMQQLSIKKGNDDVFVKLGSDKDTGRRKDNDHEERGKKHVPIPEFLKPAEGERYYSPGGHGFGRGRGRGDRGSIWSEFAGETVISVSSPSLEDPGQFPALACLRLSSHSAKSPESNLTRGVEHISLRNSVYTVQLPFISLFVRSISIHALQEQSGANNRHHRTACHDQ, from the exons ATGGCTAGCCTCAACCCCTTTGATCTGCTGGCGGACGACGATAACGATGATCCTTCTCATCTTATCGCTATTCAGCAACAAAAAGTCGTCGCCAAGAAGCCACCCGCTTCTGCTGCGGCGCCGGCGTTTCCGTCGAAGCCTGTCCCTCCTACCCAAGCAG TGAGGGAGGCTAGGAGCAATGCTGCACCACCTTCTCGTGGTGGCGCTGGCTGGGGTGGGACAGGGCGTGGTAAGGGTGGGAGAGGAGGTAGGGATTTAGGATATGGGGAGGTGAATGGATTTTCGAGGGGTTACGGTGGCGTTGTTTCTGAAGAAGGGGATGCTGATAAGCCTTCTGAAAGGAGACGTGGCGGATATGGGTCACAACGACAGTTATTTCGTGGTGGTCGACGGGGTGGATATGGTAATGTGAATGGAGAAGGTGGGATTGACTCCGAACGACCCCCACGGAGGATCTATGAGAGACACAGTGGATCTGGTCGTGGTTATGAGATGAAGCGTGAGGGCGCAGGGCGTGGGAACTGGGGCACGACTTATGATGATTTGATTGCAAA GGTGAGTGAAAAAGACTCAAAAATGGATGAGAAGCTTGCAATTCCTTATAAGCAGGCAGAAGAGGATGATAGACTGCCAATGGAGGTGAATAAGGAGGCCTCAGCAAATGAGAACGAGGAAAAG GAAATGACTCTGGAAGAATACGAGAAAATAAAGGAGGAAAAACGGAAAGCACTACTTGCAATGAAGCCTGAAGGGAGGAAGGTGGAAATTGACAAGGATTTTGAGTCCATGCAGCAGCTGTCTATTAAGAAAGGAAATGATGATGTATTTGTTAAATTG gGTTCTGATAAGGATACGGGAAGAAGGAAAGATAATGATCATGAGGAGCGGGGAAAAAAG cATGTGCCTATTCCTGAGTTTCTGAAGCCAGCTGAAGGGGAAAGATATTACAGCCCTGGTGGTCATGGCTTTGGTCGTGGGAGAGGCCGAGGTGATCGTGGATCAATCTGGAGCGAGTTTGCTGGTGAGACAGTGATCTCCGTTTCATCTCCTTCACTCGAGGATCCTGGACAGTTCCCTGCCCTTG CTTGTCTTCGTCTCTCCTCTCATTCGGCGAAGTCTCCCGAAAGCAACCTTACCCGTGGAGTGGAGCATATTTCTTTGAGGAACTCCGTCTACACGGTTCAACTACCCTTCATAAGTCTTTTCGTCCGATCAATTTCAATCCACGCGCTGCAGGAGCAATCCGGGGCCAACAATCGACACCATAGAACAGCGTGTCATGATCAATGA